A part of Hippea maritima DSM 10411 genomic DNA contains:
- the dprA gene encoding DNA-processing protein DprA produces the protein MEKNELKILLSGTNIKDPLSFGSLEALYDKLKSRLKPRNLSKELAYLERNKIQVISVFDDNYPERLKEIEYPPVILYVKGNLKDMILPIAIVGSRYPSGYGERVVKHIVPQLIESGFEVVSGLARGIDALSHKITLGCGGYTVGVLGCGIDIIYPKENKPLFDKMSQEGCIITEFPLGTPPAKYNFPARNRIIVGLSEAVLVVEADIKSGSLITARLAAEQSKTVFAVPGEIFSKRSMGTNKLISEGAIPVLDVNTILGHFYLKLKEEAEKTESEVELSPLEKEVLNAMEGDITEDEIALKINRDIGEVSEVLFDLHLKGVVRLMPNGSYQKN, from the coding sequence TTGGAGAAAAATGAACTAAAGATTCTTTTAAGCGGAACAAACATAAAAGACCCGTTAAGTTTCGGAAGCCTTGAAGCTTTGTATGACAAGCTAAAATCAAGGCTGAAGCCAAGAAATCTATCAAAAGAGCTTGCCTATTTAGAGAGAAACAAGATACAGGTTATCAGTGTATTTGACGATAATTATCCTGAAAGATTAAAGGAAATCGAATATCCACCTGTGATTTTATATGTGAAAGGCAACCTAAAGGATATGATCCTGCCTATAGCGATTGTAGGAAGCAGGTATCCATCCGGTTATGGTGAAAGGGTTGTAAAACACATTGTGCCTCAGCTTATAGAGAGCGGTTTTGAGGTTGTAAGCGGACTTGCAAGGGGCATAGATGCCCTATCACATAAGATCACGCTTGGTTGTGGTGGATATACTGTGGGTGTTTTGGGGTGTGGGATCGATATCATATACCCCAAAGAGAATAAACCTTTATTTGATAAGATGTCTCAGGAGGGCTGCATAATCACTGAGTTTCCTTTGGGTACACCACCTGCAAAATACAATTTTCCTGCAAGAAACAGGATCATAGTCGGCTTATCTGAGGCTGTTTTGGTCGTTGAGGCTGACATCAAAAGCGGTTCTCTAATTACAGCAAGGCTTGCCGCTGAGCAATCCAAGACGGTATTTGCCGTTCCCGGCGAGATATTCTCAAAAAGGAGTATGGGCACAAACAAACTGATCAGCGAGGGGGCTATACCCGTGCTGGATGTGAACACAATTCTTGGTCATTTTTATTTAAAGTTAAAAGAAGAGGCAGAAAAGACAGAGTCTGAAGTTGAACTGAGCCCGTTAGAAAAAGAGGTGTTGAATGCTATGGAGGGTGATATCACAGAGGATGAGATAGCCTTAAAAATCAATAGGGATATCGGTGAGGTTAGTGAGGTTTTGTTTGATCTGCATCTAAAGGGTGTTGTTAGGCTTATGCCAAACGGAAGCTATCAGAAAAACTAA
- a CDS encoding class I SAM-dependent methyltransferase: MSKQLSKVEIDGWEALAYDSIMKLISGFSYDRFIGKVVDDLNIKPNDAVLDLGCGTAKNLCLIAKYTTALCVGFDTSRNMIRQAKKRCKDRNVKIFYQDIRKPHPFYDMFDVVFISFVLHGFIDRERDLIIKNAYNSLKKGGRFCVLDYNEFDLKSQNPFVKAVFKYGECPLASEFIGLNLKDKLSLFGFDNFEEHYYYSGYVRLLIGEK, encoded by the coding sequence ATGTCCAAACAACTAAGCAAGGTTGAAATTGATGGATGGGAAGCTTTGGCTTACGATAGCATAATGAAGCTGATAAGTGGTTTTAGCTATGATAGGTTTATCGGCAAGGTTGTGGATGATTTGAATATAAAACCTAACGATGCCGTATTGGATCTGGGTTGCGGGACAGCTAAAAACTTATGTCTTATTGCAAAATATACAACCGCTCTGTGTGTTGGGTTTGACACAAGCAGAAACATGATAAGGCAGGCCAAAAAACGCTGTAAAGATAGGAATGTCAAGATATTCTATCAAGACATAAGAAAACCGCATCCGTTTTATGATATGTTTGATGTGGTGTTTATCTCATTTGTTCTGCATGGCTTTATTGACAGAGAAAGGGATTTAATAATAAAAAACGCATACAACAGCCTTAAAAAGGGTGGCAGGTTCTGTGTATTGGATTACAACGAATTTGATCTAAAAAGCCAGAATCCGTTTGTAAAAGCTGTTTTTAAATATGGGGAATGCCCTTTAGCCAGTGAGTTTATAGGCTTAAACCTAAAAGACAAGCTTTCTTTGTTTGGTTTTGATAATTTTGAAGAACATTATTACTATTCGGGTTATGTGAGGTTGCTGATTGGAGAAAAATGA
- the feoB gene encoding ferrous iron transport protein B, with protein MNIAFAGNPNVGKTAIINAIAGSKLKVGNWPGVTVEKKEAEVEFKGKTITLTDLPGVYSLSPYSIEERITRDFIFEQDPDCIVNVIDSTNIERNLYLTLLLMETEKPLIIALNMFDEFKKLGYEIDLEGLSEMLGVKVVPTSAIKREGLQKLMEISISCPKEHKKLDYKLRYDGFLESEIMDVVKKLKQHVINTRYPLRWIAIKLLERDEYAKEKLKKELGMDISKLADENIKRIEERFGDDAETVLAESRYGIINGILKKVFKKTKKDDYTITEKLDKIFISKSLGIPIFLLFMYLTFKFTFDGSAPFIDWFDGFVNDYIAKYISLGISQAPDWLKSLLIDGILGGVGLVLSFLPLMFFLYFFLALLEESGYMARAAFLMDRVMSSLGLNGKAFIPMILGFGCNVPAIYATRALERETDRKLTAVMVPFMSCGARLPIYALFTAVFFSTHRATVVLSLYLLGIAVAFMVGLILRKTEYFKEDKAPLLLELPPYRLPTLSMIWASVWARTKAFIVKAGTVIALAMVLLWGVIYLPANSSLENSILGKTAKAVSFVFKPAGFDDWRIVASIIPGVIAKETVVGALSQTLKIHQDSEDNKQSSNFLQDTKEQIAGFFQAIGSSFKSMFLSFSQDTFELESFKNSYKDKLSKIMTPLSSFSFMVFMLLFIPCIVTLAAIKQEFGWGLMVFEIGLLAIVPYIISVIIYQGGKLLGFD; from the coding sequence ATGAATATAGCATTTGCTGGAAATCCAAATGTAGGCAAAACCGCCATAATCAATGCTATAGCCGGCTCCAAACTAAAGGTGGGCAACTGGCCGGGTGTAACAGTTGAAAAAAAGGAAGCTGAAGTTGAGTTTAAAGGTAAAACAATAACCTTAACCGACTTGCCTGGTGTATATAGCCTAAGTCCATACTCTATCGAGGAAAGAATAACCCGCGATTTTATTTTTGAGCAGGATCCAGATTGTATTGTGAATGTTATAGACTCCACAAATATCGAGAGAAACCTGTATCTTACGCTTCTTTTGATGGAAACGGAAAAACCGCTAATTATAGCATTGAACATGTTTGATGAGTTTAAAAAGTTGGGCTATGAGATAGATTTAGAAGGCCTCTCTGAGATGTTGGGTGTAAAAGTTGTGCCGACATCCGCTATAAAAAGGGAAGGTTTGCAGAAGCTTATGGAGATATCTATATCCTGCCCCAAAGAGCACAAGAAATTGGATTACAAATTGAGATACGATGGGTTTTTGGAATCTGAAATTATGGATGTTGTAAAAAAACTAAAGCAGCATGTAATAAACACAAGATACCCTTTGCGCTGGATAGCCATAAAACTATTAGAAAGAGATGAATATGCCAAAGAGAAACTAAAGAAAGAGTTGGGTATGGACATATCAAAGCTTGCCGATGAAAACATCAAAAGAATAGAGGAAAGATTCGGTGATGATGCAGAAACCGTTTTAGCGGAAAGTCGTTATGGCATAATAAATGGCATCTTAAAGAAGGTCTTTAAAAAAACCAAAAAGGACGATTACACAATAACGGAAAAGCTCGACAAGATATTTATAAGCAAAAGCTTGGGTATTCCCATATTTTTACTGTTTATGTATCTAACTTTTAAGTTTACATTTGATGGCTCGGCCCCTTTTATAGATTGGTTCGATGGTTTTGTAAATGATTACATAGCCAAATATATATCGTTGGGTATATCGCAGGCTCCAGACTGGCTTAAATCGCTTCTTATAGATGGCATTTTAGGTGGTGTAGGTCTTGTTCTGTCCTTTCTTCCATTGATGTTTTTCTTGTATTTTTTTCTGGCATTGCTCGAAGAGAGCGGTTATATGGCAAGAGCAGCCTTTCTTATGGATAGGGTCATGAGTTCGTTGGGTTTAAATGGAAAGGCCTTCATTCCAATGATTTTGGGTTTTGGATGCAATGTGCCTGCGATCTATGCGACAAGGGCACTTGAGAGGGAAACCGACAGAAAGCTGACGGCCGTAATGGTTCCGTTTATGAGCTGCGGCGCAAGGCTGCCCATCTATGCTTTGTTTACAGCTGTCTTTTTTAGCACACACAGAGCAACGGTGGTTCTGTCTTTGTATTTACTTGGTATTGCTGTTGCATTTATGGTTGGGTTAATATTAAGAAAAACGGAATATTTTAAAGAGGATAAGGCACCACTTCTTCTTGAGTTGCCACCTTATAGATTACCCACGCTCAGTATGATTTGGGCTTCTGTATGGGCAAGGACAAAGGCATTTATTGTAAAGGCCGGGACGGTCATAGCTTTGGCTATGGTGTTGCTCTGGGGCGTTATCTATCTGCCTGCTAACTCAAGTTTGGAAAACTCTATTTTGGGGAAAACGGCTAAAGCTGTCTCTTTTGTGTTTAAGCCCGCCGGTTTTGATGACTGGCGCATCGTAGCATCTATAATACCGGGCGTTATAGCAAAAGAAACCGTTGTTGGGGCTTTATCCCAAACACTCAAGATACATCAAGACAGCGAGGATAATAAGCAAAGCTCAAACTTTTTACAGGATACAAAAGAGCAAATTGCAGGCTTTTTTCAGGCTATAGGCTCTTCCTTTAAATCTATGTTTTTAAGCTTCTCTCAAGATACATTTGAACTTGAATCATTCAAAAATAGCTATAAAGACAAGCTTTCAAAAATTATGACGCCTCTTTCATCCTTTTCGTTTATGGTTTTTATGCTTCTGTTCATTCCGTGCATAGTCACACTTGCGGCTATAAAACAGGAGTTCGGATGGGGGCTTATGGTGTTTGAAATCGGCTTGCTCGCCATAGTGCCATACATTATCTCTGTTATCATATATCAGGGAGGAAAGCTGTTGGGTTTCGACTAA